One genomic region from Microcella humidisoli encodes:
- a CDS encoding type 2 periplasmic-binding domain-containing protein: MRQKLMALSAITAVSALMLAGCAAPAANEGSGELVFDVPDVPMLEALGEGEGQVDIIAWSGFVEPAWSDTFTEETGCVVNRKVAGTSDEMVQLMRTGDYDLVSASGDASLRLIVGGDVAPINRDLLPNFGDDIVPGMQGQLYDTINGKVYGVPIGRGANILQYNTEVVTETPESWDIVWEADSPYAGQITAYDAPIYIADAAVYLMYHQPELGIQNPYALDETQLAAAVDLLKQQNAIVAEYWADPVAQITSFLGGTTVAGTSWEVLRKFTEDTEKFGGTLPVEGSTGWSDAWMISSKSDAPNCAYLWMDYTSAAEVNGAIAMNFGMAPANGAFCELSDEAAAHCEQFNALNEEYFENVWYWTTPIEQCIDGRTEVQCTSFQDWTNAWATIKG; encoded by the coding sequence ATGCGACAGAAACTGATGGCGCTCTCGGCGATCACCGCCGTGTCGGCGCTGATGCTCGCCGGCTGCGCGGCCCCCGCCGCGAACGAGGGCTCAGGCGAGCTCGTCTTCGACGTGCCCGACGTGCCCATGCTCGAGGCGCTCGGCGAGGGCGAAGGCCAGGTCGACATCATCGCCTGGTCGGGCTTCGTCGAGCCGGCCTGGTCCGACACCTTCACCGAGGAGACCGGCTGCGTCGTGAACCGCAAGGTCGCGGGCACGAGCGACGAGATGGTGCAGCTCATGCGCACCGGCGACTACGACCTCGTCTCGGCCTCGGGCGACGCGAGCCTGCGCCTCATCGTCGGTGGCGACGTCGCCCCGATCAACCGCGACCTGCTGCCGAACTTCGGCGACGACATCGTTCCGGGCATGCAGGGCCAGCTGTACGACACGATCAACGGCAAGGTCTACGGCGTTCCGATCGGCCGCGGCGCCAACATCCTGCAGTACAACACCGAGGTCGTCACCGAGACGCCCGAGAGCTGGGACATCGTGTGGGAGGCCGACAGCCCCTACGCCGGCCAGATCACCGCGTACGACGCGCCGATCTACATCGCCGACGCCGCGGTGTACCTGATGTACCACCAGCCTGAGCTGGGCATCCAGAACCCCTACGCACTCGACGAGACGCAGCTCGCCGCCGCGGTCGACCTGCTCAAGCAGCAGAACGCGATCGTTGCCGAGTACTGGGCCGACCCGGTCGCGCAGATCACCTCGTTCCTCGGCGGCACGACCGTCGCGGGCACCTCGTGGGAGGTGCTGCGCAAGTTCACGGAGGACACCGAGAAGTTCGGCGGCACCCTGCCCGTCGAGGGCTCGACCGGCTGGTCGGACGCGTGGATGATCTCGAGCAAGTCGGACGCGCCGAACTGCGCCTACCTCTGGATGGACTACACGAGCGCGGCCGAAGTCAACGGCGCCATCGCCATGAACTTCGGTATGGCTCCCGCCAACGGTGCGTTCTGCGAGCTCAGCGACGAGGCGGCTGCTCACTGCGAGCAGTTCAACGCGCTCAACGAGGAGTACTTCGAGAACGTCTGGTACTGGACGACCCCGATCGAGCAGTGCATCGACGGCCGCACCGAGGTGCAGTGCACCTCGTTCCAGGACTGGACCAACGCCTGGGCGACCATCAAGGGCTAG
- a CDS encoding ABC transporter permease, producing the protein MTTTTTPARPSKPLSTLLYRHRWMRLVGLLSLPLTWLIGLYIVSLALLLVTAFWYIDSFTSKVIPGFTLDNFALVFSEPAYITTSLRTLGVALAVTVLSAVFAVPLGIFMAKLASPWMRAVLAVAITLPLWAGYLVKILAMRITFTEEGFFNWLMAPFGITGPGFSIVTVVLTLTYLWFPYMALPVYTAIRQIPVNLFDASADLGAHGFTTIRTVVLPLLWPALIAGSVFTFSLSLGDYIVARFVGGANAQMIGSIIASNINLNPPVAAAFSVIPIAFVVIYLLVTRRTGALERM; encoded by the coding sequence GTGACCACCACGACGACACCGGCGAGACCGAGCAAGCCGCTCTCGACGCTGCTCTACCGGCATCGCTGGATGCGCCTCGTCGGGCTGCTGAGCCTGCCGCTCACCTGGCTCATCGGCCTCTACATCGTCTCGCTCGCGCTGCTGCTCGTCACGGCCTTCTGGTACATCGACTCATTCACCTCGAAGGTGATCCCGGGCTTCACGCTCGACAACTTCGCGCTCGTCTTCAGCGAGCCCGCCTACATCACGACCTCGCTGCGCACGCTCGGCGTCGCGCTCGCCGTCACCGTGCTCAGCGCCGTGTTCGCGGTACCGCTGGGCATCTTCATGGCCAAGCTGGCCTCGCCGTGGATGCGCGCCGTGCTCGCCGTCGCCATCACGCTGCCGCTGTGGGCCGGCTACCTGGTCAAGATCCTCGCCATGCGCATCACCTTCACCGAGGAGGGCTTCTTCAACTGGCTCATGGCGCCGTTCGGCATCACGGGGCCCGGCTTCAGCATCGTCACGGTCGTGCTCACGCTCACCTACCTCTGGTTCCCCTACATGGCGCTGCCCGTCTACACGGCCATCCGGCAGATCCCCGTCAACCTCTTCGACGCCTCGGCCGACCTCGGCGCCCACGGGTTCACGACCATCCGCACGGTCGTGCTGCCGTTGCTCTGGCCCGCCCTCATCGCCGGCAGCGTCTTCACGTTCTCGCTGAGCCTCGGCGACTACATCGTGGCGCGCTTCGTCGGCGGGGCCAACGCGCAGATGATCGGCAGCATCATCGCCTCGAACATCAACCTGAACCCGCCCGTCGCCGCCGCGTTCTCGGTCATCCCGATCGCCTTCGTCGTCATCTACCTGCTGGTCACCCGGCGCACCGGCGCCCTCGAGAGGATGTGA
- a CDS encoding FadR/GntR family transcriptional regulator yields the protein MSTRSVAPRSGRPTRLHSAVFQPIGDEGRAALVERRIAEAIMGGVLAAGERLPPETELAAAFGVAPATAREALLALRERGLIVTRRGRTGGSFIADSADPVRFATRALLDGSRVSLRDAAQHYLAITAACVELAARRADATEIAMIVARLERGDDRDLAAWRRASDDAVIELAALSQSARLTREQMKLQGEFSPLLALIDTDPTSRTESRAHLLDVLRAVGAGDAEAAVQALRASTRATIDWLIAYRERHASAVTAPIATVAPPNASTAATPPRTERSST from the coding sequence ATGAGCACCCGCAGCGTCGCGCCCCGGTCGGGCCGACCCACCCGGCTGCACAGCGCCGTCTTCCAGCCCATCGGCGACGAAGGGCGCGCCGCCCTCGTCGAGCGGCGTATCGCAGAAGCGATCATGGGCGGCGTGCTCGCCGCCGGCGAGCGCCTCCCGCCCGAGACCGAACTCGCCGCGGCGTTCGGAGTCGCCCCCGCCACCGCCCGTGAAGCCCTGCTGGCCTTGCGCGAGCGCGGCCTCATCGTCACGCGGCGCGGCCGCACGGGCGGCAGCTTCATCGCCGACAGCGCCGACCCGGTGCGCTTCGCCACCCGGGCCCTGCTCGACGGCTCGCGCGTGAGCCTGCGCGACGCCGCCCAGCACTACCTCGCGATCACCGCCGCCTGCGTCGAGCTCGCCGCCCGTCGCGCAGACGCCACCGAGATCGCCATGATCGTCGCGCGCCTCGAGCGCGGCGACGATCGCGACCTCGCGGCCTGGCGCCGCGCATCCGACGACGCGGTCATCGAGCTCGCCGCCCTCAGCCAGTCGGCGCGGCTCACGCGCGAGCAGATGAAGCTGCAAGGCGAGTTCTCGCCGCTGCTCGCGCTCATCGACACCGATCCGACCAGCCGCACCGAGAGTCGAGCCCACCTGCTCGACGTGCTGCGGGCCGTCGGTGCGGGCGACGCTGAGGCCGCCGTGCAGGCGCTCCGCGCCAGCACGCGCGCCACGATCGACTGGCTCATCGCCTACCGTGAGCGGCACGCGAGCGCCGTCACCGCCCCCATCGCGACCGTCGCGCCGCCGAACGCGTCGACCGCGGCCACCCCGCCCCGAACCGAGAGGAGCAGCACGTGA
- a CDS encoding cache domain-containing protein, with amino-acid sequence MSIHPAPPASRTTTEHPVDLVTEYFGRAITALAAWNTALADEIAAIRRTGPITTDRLDEVVEPSALRLFDTVDLPVYGSGFIAALDSLADANSHLAWWQGPERAQLVLASQSVNKEHIDYSELEWYRVPHATGQPHVAGPYVDYLCSDEYTITVAAPVHIDGEFIGAVALDLLIDRVERDLTPRLAAFGDDISIVNGVGRVLLSTSPARETGDTIRGDDLAAFERFPCPGMALDVLIAR; translated from the coding sequence GTGAGCATCCACCCCGCCCCGCCCGCGTCGCGCACGACGACCGAGCATCCTGTTGATCTCGTGACCGAGTACTTCGGCCGCGCCATCACCGCCCTCGCCGCCTGGAACACCGCGCTCGCCGACGAGATCGCGGCCATACGACGCACCGGCCCCATCACGACCGACCGACTCGACGAGGTCGTCGAGCCCTCGGCGCTGCGGCTCTTCGACACCGTCGACCTGCCCGTGTACGGCTCGGGCTTCATCGCGGCGCTCGACTCGCTCGCCGACGCCAACAGTCACCTCGCATGGTGGCAGGGGCCCGAGCGGGCGCAGCTCGTGCTCGCCTCGCAGTCGGTGAACAAAGAGCACATCGACTACAGCGAGCTCGAGTGGTACCGCGTGCCGCACGCCACGGGCCAGCCGCATGTCGCCGGGCCCTACGTCGACTACCTGTGCAGCGACGAGTACACGATCACCGTCGCGGCCCCCGTGCACATCGACGGCGAGTTCATCGGCGCCGTGGCGCTCGACCTGCTCATCGATCGCGTCGAGCGCGACCTCACTCCGCGCCTGGCGGCGTTCGGCGATGACATCTCGATCGTCAACGGCGTCGGACGCGTGCTGCTCTCGACGAGCCCCGCGCGTGAGACGGGCGACACGATCCGGGGCGATGACCTCGCCGCGTTCGAGCGCTTTCCCTGCCCGGGCATGGCGCTCGACGTGCTCATCGCTCGCTGA
- a CDS encoding ABC transporter ATP-binding protein: MSAPHATTAPSAPDAAPSDSGRGHGGVELTSVTKRFGETTAVDDLTLSVESGEFFSMLGPSGSGKTTVLRLIAGFEEVTSGTIAIAGTDVTGAAPFDRTVNTVFQDYALFPHMTIAENVAYGLRVRKVAKAEQQERVATALEQVRLSHVADRLPHQLSGGQRQRIALARALILQPRVLLLDEPLGALDKQLREQMQIELKQIQREVGITFIFVTHDQEEALTLSDRIAVFNNGRVEQVGTPREVYEYPQTAFVASFLGLSNLIDAAHAERLTGVATAISVRPERVRLMDARTEPAAHETCVDGTIVETVYTGPTTRYIVDTVDGLRVVAERHNDHAPSDTAPYHRGDAVRAVWVTEHAAIVP, translated from the coding sequence ATGTCCGCCCCCCACGCGACGACCGCCCCCAGCGCGCCCGACGCCGCGCCCTCCGATTCCGGCCGCGGCCACGGCGGTGTCGAGCTCACGTCCGTCACCAAGCGCTTCGGCGAGACCACCGCCGTCGACGACCTCACGCTCTCGGTCGAGTCGGGCGAGTTCTTCTCGATGCTCGGCCCCTCGGGCTCGGGCAAGACCACCGTGCTGCGCCTCATCGCCGGATTCGAAGAGGTCACGAGCGGCACCATCGCGATCGCGGGCACCGATGTGACGGGCGCCGCGCCCTTCGACCGCACGGTCAACACGGTCTTCCAGGACTACGCGCTCTTCCCGCACATGACGATCGCCGAGAACGTGGCCTACGGCCTGCGCGTGCGCAAGGTCGCCAAGGCCGAGCAGCAGGAGCGCGTCGCCACGGCACTCGAGCAGGTGCGCTTGAGCCACGTGGCCGACCGCCTGCCGCACCAGCTCTCGGGCGGCCAGCGCCAGCGCATCGCGCTCGCCCGCGCGCTCATCCTGCAGCCGCGCGTGCTGCTGCTCGACGAGCCGCTCGGCGCCCTCGACAAGCAGCTGCGCGAGCAGATGCAGATCGAGCTCAAGCAGATTCAGCGCGAGGTCGGCATCACCTTCATCTTCGTCACGCACGACCAGGAGGAGGCGCTCACCCTGAGCGACCGCATCGCCGTCTTCAACAACGGCCGCGTCGAGCAGGTCGGCACGCCGCGCGAGGTCTACGAGTACCCGCAGACCGCCTTCGTCGCGAGCTTCCTCGGCCTGTCGAACCTCATCGACGCCGCGCACGCCGAGCGCCTCACGGGCGTCGCGACCGCCATCAGCGTCCGCCCCGAGCGCGTTCGCCTCATGGATGCCCGCACCGAGCCCGCCGCCCACGAGACCTGCGTCGACGGCACGATCGTCGAGACGGTCTACACCGGCCCCACGACGCGGTACATCGTCGACACCGTCGACGGGCTCCGCGTCGTCGCCGAGCGCCATAACGACCACGCCCCGAGCGACACGGCGCCGTACCACCGCGGCGACGCCGTGCGCGCTGTCTGGGTCACCGAGCACGCCGCGATCGTGCCCTGA
- a CDS encoding ABC transporter permease — protein MLRLTRGTKVAFGIVVAIVLLFMYVPLFLVIINSFNIAPIASWPITGFTLDWWVRAFQNEALWTAVTNSAIVAAGAMVIALVLGTLAAFALQRYDFFGKHTVNLLIVLPIALPGVVTGVAFSNSFNNVLEPAGIQVGYFGMIIAHATFCIVMVFNNVFARLRRMNPSMQEASMDLGASLWQTFRLVTFPQFRTAFVAGGLLAFALSFDEIVVTIFTAPAGVETLPLWMFNQMARPNEATQVNVIATVLILLSFIPVYVSQRLTRAEEEER, from the coding sequence GTGCTGAGACTCACCCGCGGAACCAAGGTCGCCTTCGGCATCGTCGTGGCCATCGTGCTGCTGTTCATGTACGTGCCGCTGTTCCTCGTCATCATCAACTCGTTCAACATCGCGCCCATCGCGAGCTGGCCGATCACGGGCTTCACGCTCGACTGGTGGGTGCGGGCGTTCCAGAACGAGGCGCTGTGGACGGCCGTGACCAACTCGGCGATCGTCGCCGCCGGGGCCATGGTCATCGCCCTCGTGCTCGGCACGCTCGCGGCCTTCGCGCTGCAGCGCTACGACTTCTTCGGCAAGCACACCGTCAACCTGCTCATCGTGCTGCCGATCGCCCTGCCGGGCGTCGTGACCGGTGTGGCCTTCAGCAACTCGTTCAACAACGTGCTCGAGCCCGCCGGCATCCAGGTCGGCTACTTCGGCATGATCATCGCCCACGCGACCTTCTGCATCGTCATGGTCTTCAACAACGTGTTCGCCCGCCTGCGCCGCATGAACCCGAGCATGCAGGAGGCGTCGATGGACCTCGGGGCGAGCCTGTGGCAGACGTTCCGACTCGTCACGTTCCCGCAGTTCCGCACGGCGTTCGTGGCCGGCGGCCTGCTCGCGTTCGCGTTGAGCTTCGACGAGATCGTCGTCACGATCTTCACGGCCCCGGCGGGCGTCGAGACGCTGCCCCTGTGGATGTTCAACCAGATGGCCCGCCCCAACGAGGCGACGCAGGTCAACGTCATCGCGACGGTGCTGATCCTGCTGTCGTTCATCCCCGTCTACGTCTCTCAGCGCCTCACCCGCGCTGAGGAGGAGGAGCGCTAG